One region of Permianibacter fluminis genomic DNA includes:
- a CDS encoding motility protein A — MNLSTLLGFGLGLILIGLVIALTAHDARAYFDGASLLVVIGGTIAATLVSYPMAEVRRVLLSLRRAMHEEKLAPGRAIDELVEMAKHWNRGDAREVENRLQHSRNGFLRTGVQLLLDKAPPEDVMTLLQWRIARLKAKERAEAQIFRSMAAFAPAFGMVGTLLGLINMLQIMADRNLMEIGANMALALITTFYGLLLANLVFKPVAIKLERHTEQRVMLMTMVMEGISLLSQRRSPAVLRETLQSFIYHYDNELDAPPLEADEPDFNEAPANRVRTRQAGALI; from the coding sequence ATGAATTTGTCGACTCTGCTCGGATTCGGCCTCGGCCTGATTCTGATCGGGCTGGTCATTGCGCTGACCGCGCACGATGCCCGCGCCTATTTCGACGGCGCCAGCTTGCTGGTGGTAATCGGCGGCACTATCGCTGCCACTCTGGTTTCCTACCCAATGGCGGAAGTGCGCCGCGTGCTGCTGTCGCTGCGTCGGGCCATGCACGAAGAAAAACTCGCGCCCGGGCGCGCCATCGACGAACTGGTCGAAATGGCCAAGCACTGGAACCGTGGCGATGCCCGCGAAGTGGAAAACCGTTTGCAGCACAGCCGCAACGGCTTCCTGCGCACCGGCGTGCAACTGCTGCTCGACAAGGCCCCGCCGGAAGATGTGATGACGCTGCTGCAATGGCGTATCGCCCGCCTAAAAGCCAAAGAGCGCGCCGAGGCGCAGATTTTTCGCTCGATGGCCGCATTCGCGCCAGCGTTCGGCATGGTCGGCACGCTGCTGGGCCTTATCAACATGCTGCAGATCATGGCTGACCGCAATCTGATGGAGATCGGCGCCAACATGGCGCTGGCCCTGATCACCACGTTCTATGGTTTGCTGCTCGCCAATCTGGTGTTCAAACCGGTCGCAATCAAACTGGAGCGGCACACCGAACAGAGGGTGATGCTGATGACCATGGTGATGGAAGGCATTTCGCTGCTGTCGCAACGGCGCAGCCCGGCCGTGCTGCGCGAAACTTTGCAATCGTTTATCTATCACTACGACAACGAACTCGATGCACCGCCGCTGGAAGCTGACGAACCGGATTTCAATGAGGCTCCCGCCAACCGCGTTCGCACCCGACAAGCGGGCGCTTTGATTTAA